In a single window of the Litorilituus sediminis genome:
- the gap gene encoding type I glyceraldehyde-3-phosphate dehydrogenase — MKIKVGINGFGRIGRFVFRAATERDDIEVVGINDLIDIEYMAYMLKYDSTHGRFKGTVDVEGDTLVVNGKPVRVTAERNPANLKWDDIDVDVVVESTGLFLTDETARKHIEAGAKQVVLSAPSKDDTPMFVCGVNLEEYAGQDIVSNASCTTNCLAPIAKVLNDNWGIADGLMTTVHATTATQKTVDSPSAKDWRGGRGAGQNIIPSSTGAAKAVGKVIPELNGKLTGMAFRVPTPDVSVVDLTVNLKKPASYDEICQAMSAAAEGELNGVLGYTEDAVVSNDFIGETCTSVFDAKAGISLTDTFVKVVSWYDNEIGYSNKVLDLVAYVHQYEK, encoded by the coding sequence ATGAAGATTAAAGTTGGAATTAACGGTTTTGGCCGTATTGGTCGTTTTGTATTTAGAGCTGCTACTGAACGTGATGATATTGAAGTAGTAGGTATTAACGATCTTATTGATATTGAATATATGGCTTATATGTTGAAATATGACTCAACACATGGTCGCTTTAAAGGTACTGTTGATGTTGAAGGCGATACCTTAGTGGTAAACGGTAAGCCTGTACGTGTTACTGCTGAGCGCAACCCTGCGAATTTAAAGTGGGATGATATTGATGTTGACGTAGTGGTTGAATCAACCGGTTTATTCTTAACAGATGAAACTGCACGTAAACACATAGAAGCTGGTGCAAAACAAGTGGTACTTTCAGCTCCTTCTAAAGATGATACACCTATGTTTGTCTGTGGTGTAAACCTTGAAGAATATGCCGGCCAAGATATAGTTTCAAACGCTTCCTGTACAACAAACTGTTTAGCGCCAATCGCCAAAGTACTTAACGACAACTGGGGTATTGCAGACGGCTTAATGACGACTGTACATGCAACAACCGCGACACAAAAAACGGTTGATAGCCCATCTGCAAAAGATTGGCGTGGTGGCCGAGGTGCAGGTCAAAATATCATTCCATCTTCAACTGGTGCTGCTAAAGCGGTAGGTAAAGTCATTCCTGAGTTAAATGGCAAATTAACAGGTATGGCATTTCGTGTACCTACCCCAGATGTATCTGTGGTTGATTTAACAGTAAACCTGAAAAAACCAGCAAGTTATGATGAAATTTGTCAGGCAATGAGTGCTGCTGCTGAAGGTGAGTTAAACGGCGTACTTGGTTACACAGAAGATGCTGTTGTTTCTAATGACTTTATTGGTGAAACCTGTACTTCAGTATTTGATGCCAAAGCTGGTATTTCATTAACAGATACTTTCGTTAAAGTGGTATCTTGGTATGATAATGAAATCGGTTATTCAAACAAGGTGCTTGATTTAGTAGCCTATGTTCACCAATACGAAAAATAA
- the gndA gene encoding NADP-dependent phosphogluconate dehydrogenase has product MTQDKVLCDIGFIGLGVMGKNLVLNLADNGFNIAAFDLSDEKVQSAIAQDELENTTGKQRVFGCSSYTELLSQLKAPHLIVLSVPAGSPVDQVCENLIGAGIQPDDIIIDTGNSLWVDTVAREEKYKSNFLLFSSAVSGGEVGARFGPSLMPSGSPYAWARVKPIWEAIAAKVDATTGKPLERTNPGEIIEEGEPCAAYIGPAGAGHYVKMVHNGIEYADMQIICEAYHVLRSGLGLSTLEIADIFEKWNSGPLDSYLMEISVEVLRQDCSDTNTPLVDLILDKAGQKGTGLWTAMSSLEVGCPAPTIAQAVYARSISSFKALRVEASTQLNGPVVTELSAEEKAQQIEQLHDAIYCAKICAYAQGFQLMKLAAKEHGWTLDFASIAKIWRAGCIIRAVFLQSITEAFERNETLENLLLDRFFIEQLNERQLNWRKSICSATMQGIPTGALSSALAYYDSVRTEVLPANLLQAQRDFFGAHTFERVDKPAGKKFHVEWSDEKRQTIQIDG; this is encoded by the coding sequence ATGACGCAAGATAAAGTTTTATGTGACATTGGCTTTATTGGTTTAGGCGTAATGGGTAAAAACCTCGTATTAAACTTAGCAGATAATGGCTTTAATATTGCCGCTTTTGATTTATCTGATGAGAAGGTTCAGTCGGCAATAGCACAAGATGAACTGGAAAACACCACTGGCAAGCAGCGAGTTTTTGGCTGCTCTTCATACACCGAATTATTATCTCAGCTAAAGGCACCGCATCTTATTGTACTTAGTGTTCCAGCCGGTAGCCCTGTAGACCAAGTCTGTGAAAACCTCATTGGTGCAGGCATACAGCCAGACGATATTATTATTGATACGGGTAATAGCTTGTGGGTAGATACCGTAGCAAGAGAAGAAAAATACAAAAGTAACTTCTTATTATTTTCTTCAGCAGTATCTGGTGGTGAAGTGGGGGCTCGATTTGGTCCTTCATTAATGCCAAGTGGCTCACCTTATGCTTGGGCGAGAGTTAAACCTATTTGGGAAGCGATTGCAGCGAAAGTAGATGCGACAACAGGTAAGCCGTTAGAACGTACCAATCCTGGTGAAATCATTGAAGAAGGTGAGCCTTGTGCTGCATACATAGGCCCAGCAGGTGCTGGCCATTACGTGAAAATGGTCCATAACGGCATTGAATATGCTGATATGCAAATTATTTGTGAAGCCTATCATGTACTCAGATCAGGCTTAGGTTTATCTACCCTAGAAATTGCTGATATTTTTGAAAAGTGGAATAGCGGCCCGCTAGATAGTTACTTGATGGAGATCTCTGTTGAGGTATTACGCCAAGATTGTTCTGATACTAACACGCCTTTAGTTGATTTAATTCTCGATAAAGCAGGACAAAAAGGCACAGGTTTATGGACAGCCATGAGCAGTTTAGAAGTTGGTTGCCCTGCACCAACCATTGCACAAGCTGTGTACGCCCGTTCAATATCATCATTTAAAGCGTTAAGAGTTGAAGCAAGTACACAATTAAATGGACCTGTTGTTACAGAGCTTAGTGCAGAAGAAAAAGCACAACAAATCGAACAGCTACATGATGCGATATACTGCGCTAAAATTTGTGCCTATGCTCAAGGCTTTCAACTAATGAAGTTAGCGGCTAAAGAACATGGCTGGACATTAGACTTTGCTAGTATTGCTAAGATTTGGCGCGCTGGTTGTATCATTCGTGCGGTATTTTTACAGTCGATCACAGAAGCCTTTGAGCGTAATGAAACGTTAGAGAACTTATTGTTAGATAGGTTCTTTATTGAACAACTAAATGAGCGTCAATTGAATTGGCGTAAATCAATTTGTTCTGCCACAATGCAAGGTATACCAACAGGAGCGTTATCATCAGCACTTGCTTATTATGACTCGGTGAGAACAGAAGTGTTACCAGCAAACTTATTGCAAGCACAGCGTGACTTCTTTGGTGCGCACACCTTTGAGCGTGTTGATAAACCAGCAGGTAAGAAGTTTCATGTTGAATGGTCTGATGAAAAACGCCAAACAATTCAAATTGATGGTTAG
- the msrB gene encoding peptide-methionine (R)-S-oxide reductase MsrB, protein MHDDDYKDKLSEAAYRVCRLAATEQPFTGEYNDHWLAGDYLCVCCERLLFSSRHKFNAGCGWPSFYQSADSAIEYRQDSSHNMVRTEVRCANCQSHLGHVFDDGPQPTGKRYCINSVSLLFKAS, encoded by the coding sequence TTGCACGACGACGATTATAAAGACAAGTTAAGTGAAGCGGCATATCGAGTATGCCGTTTAGCTGCTACTGAGCAACCGTTTACTGGTGAGTATAACGATCATTGGTTAGCGGGTGATTATCTTTGTGTTTGCTGTGAAAGGCTACTATTTTCTAGCAGGCACAAATTTAATGCCGGCTGTGGCTGGCCTAGTTTTTATCAAAGTGCTGATAGCGCGATAGAATATCGCCAAGATAGCTCACATAATATGGTTCGTACAGAAGTGCGCTGCGCTAACTGTCAATCCCATTTAGGTCATGTCTTTGATGATGGTCCACAGCCCACGGGCAAACGCTACTGTATCAACTCCGTTAGTTTACTTTTCAAAGCGAGCTAA
- a CDS encoding DUF2989 domain-containing protein, translating to MKTIIFALVLPLCLIGCDNSKSLADLCQEHEDICSEFTQDSWCKAERINVAFARLDLKEKAQDVHKFHLLVAYEDYIKCMSLASQIEHRKLKEKKTYRTNNLLKAKAALAELSDETATSEHPHLLFYHWTRYTDTVALEKFLKMEGSSMLENTTAQYHLATHYVKRDIKKTLALLFHALELYEPGTVLDPEIFQTLTTIFTNKEKYEQAYIWLKIYQEVETDRKEREIAEQSLNLYKEQYGLNGDFLDKVADSTLDKIYDGKFTAPKF from the coding sequence ATGAAAACCATCATTTTTGCTCTAGTTTTACCTTTATGTTTAATTGGCTGTGATAACAGCAAAAGTTTGGCTGATCTTTGTCAAGAACATGAAGATATTTGTTCAGAGTTTACTCAAGACAGTTGGTGTAAAGCTGAGCGAATCAATGTTGCCTTTGCGCGATTAGATTTAAAAGAAAAAGCGCAGGATGTGCATAAATTTCATTTATTGGTTGCCTATGAAGACTATATAAAATGTATGAGTTTAGCTTCACAAATTGAGCATCGAAAACTCAAAGAAAAGAAAACTTACCGAACCAATAATTTACTCAAAGCGAAAGCTGCATTAGCTGAATTATCAGATGAAACAGCGACTTCTGAGCACCCTCACCTTTTGTTTTATCACTGGACTAGATATACCGACACCGTTGCCTTAGAAAAGTTTTTGAAGATGGAAGGCAGCAGTATGCTAGAAAATACCACCGCGCAATATCACTTAGCAACGCATTATGTAAAACGAGACATTAAAAAAACATTAGCTTTGTTATTTCATGCACTTGAATTATATGAGCCAGGCACAGTACTTGATCCGGAAATATTTCAAACACTAACCACGATTTTTACTAATAAAGAAAAGTATGAGCAAGCCTATATTTGGTTGAAGATTTACCAGGAAGTAGAAACGGACAGAAAAGAAAGAGAGATTGCCGAGCAATCCCTCAATCTTTATAAAGAGCAATATGGCTTAAATGGTGACTTTCTAGATAAGGTTGCTGATAGCACACTGGATAAAATCTATGATGGTAAGTTTACTGCTCCAAAGTTTTAG
- a CDS encoding glyceraldehyde-3-phosphate dehydrogenase has protein sequence MTSHLEEKYQASWQERQTFAENMQPIIGQLFRNKGIEISVYGRPLLNASPIDIIKAHKSVALHEESKLRLRESFPFVEALSKMTLAPARIDIGKLAYAYLYQGQANDLSIEQYLEKELTPVTRENIDQESQDVVLYGFGRIGRLLARLLIEQTGPNAKLNLRAIVIRPAKGDDDLEKRASLLRRDSVHGAFNGSITVDKENNVIKANGAFIKVIYASSPSEVDYTAHGIDNALVVDNTGIWSDEEGLGQHLQSKGVAKVLLTAPAKGDIKNIVYGVNHDMILAEDKIVSAASCTTNAITPVLKAINDEFGIKNGHVETVHSYTNDQNLIDNYHKAPRRGRSAPLNMVISTTGAAKAVSKALPELKGLLTGNAIRVPTPNVSMAIMNLNLKKATDKEALNDYLRNISLNSELQNQVDYTASTEIVSTDLVGSRYAGVVDSQATIVDADRAVLYVWYDNEFGYSCQVVRVMLEMAGITVPTLPAN, from the coding sequence ATGACATCTCATCTTGAGGAAAAATATCAAGCAAGCTGGCAAGAGCGTCAAACGTTCGCTGAAAATATGCAACCAATCATAGGACAATTATTCAGAAATAAAGGTATCGAAATTTCTGTTTACGGTCGTCCGCTATTAAATGCTTCTCCTATTGATATCATTAAAGCGCACAAATCAGTCGCTTTACATGAAGAAAGCAAGTTACGTTTGCGTGAAAGCTTCCCATTTGTAGAAGCCCTTAGCAAAATGACTTTAGCACCAGCACGCATCGATATCGGTAAACTTGCTTATGCTTACCTTTATCAAGGTCAAGCAAATGACTTGTCAATTGAGCAATACCTAGAAAAAGAATTAACACCTGTAACACGTGAAAATATTGATCAAGAAAGCCAAGACGTTGTTCTTTACGGTTTTGGTCGTATTGGTCGTTTATTAGCTCGTCTTTTAATCGAACAAACAGGTCCTAACGCTAAGCTTAACTTACGCGCTATCGTTATTCGCCCAGCAAAAGGCGATGATGATTTAGAAAAACGTGCTAGCTTACTTCGTCGTGACTCTGTTCACGGTGCTTTTAACGGTAGCATTACGGTTGATAAAGAAAACAACGTAATTAAAGCAAATGGTGCTTTTATTAAAGTTATCTACGCTTCATCTCCATCAGAAGTTGATTACACAGCTCATGGTATTGATAATGCTCTTGTTGTTGATAACACAGGTATTTGGAGTGATGAAGAAGGTTTAGGCCAACACTTACAATCAAAAGGTGTTGCTAAAGTATTATTAACGGCTCCAGCTAAAGGTGACATTAAAAACATCGTATACGGTGTTAACCATGACATGATCTTAGCTGAAGACAAAATTGTTTCAGCAGCAAGCTGTACAACTAACGCTATCACACCTGTATTGAAAGCGATTAACGATGAGTTTGGTATTAAGAACGGTCACGTTGAAACAGTTCACTCATACACTAATGATCAAAACTTAATTGATAACTACCACAAAGCTCCACGTCGTGGTCGCAGTGCACCATTAAACATGGTAATTAGTACTACAGGTGCGGCAAAAGCTGTATCTAAAGCACTACCTGAGCTTAAAGGTTTATTAACAGGTAACGCGATTCGTGTTCCTACGCCAAACGTATCAATGGCTATCATGAACTTAAACCTTAAAAAAGCGACTGACAAAGAAGCATTAAATGATTACTTACGTAACATTTCATTAAATTCTGAGCTGCAAAATCAAGTTGATTACACAGCGTCTACTGAAATTGTTTCAACTGACTTAGTTGGTTCACGTTACGCAGGTGTTGTTGATTCACAAGCAACTATCGTAGATGCTGATCGCGCTGTATTATACGTATGGTACGATAACGAATTTGGTTATAGCTGTCAGGTTGTTCGCGTAATGCTTGAAATGGCTGGCATCACAGTACCAACATTACCGGCAAACTAA
- a CDS encoding TusE/DsrC/DsvC family sulfur relay protein — MAIIFNNQEIETDKQGYLLDHTLWQPELAVIMAKADDFALTPAHWEVINFVREFYLTYNTSPAIRALTKAMKAEFGEEKSSSRYLYRLFPEGPAKQATKYAGLPKPARCI; from the coding sequence ATGGCAATAATTTTCAATAACCAAGAAATAGAAACCGATAAGCAAGGCTACCTACTAGATCACACCCTATGGCAGCCAGAATTGGCAGTAATTATGGCAAAGGCCGATGATTTTGCATTAACCCCTGCGCATTGGGAAGTGATTAATTTTGTTCGTGAGTTTTATTTAACCTACAACACTTCACCGGCTATTCGCGCACTAACAAAAGCGATGAAGGCTGAATTTGGTGAAGAAAAATCAAGCAGCCGTTACCTATACCGATTATTTCCTGAAGGCCCTGCCAAGCAAGCAACTAAATATGCAGGGCTACCTAAGCCTGCTAGGTGTATTTAG
- the tusB gene encoding sulfurtransferase complex subunit TusB, translated as MAILHIVRNSGFQSNELQQCLDIICESDVLVFIDDGSYNVNHPALMNTQSQLPGLEVKVMAHHASARAIAIPNSIEAISNNDLVQLTFQLDRTMTWQ; from the coding sequence ATGGCAATTTTACATATTGTGCGCAACAGTGGCTTTCAAAGTAATGAATTACAGCAATGCTTAGATATTATTTGTGAAAGTGATGTATTAGTTTTCATAGATGACGGCAGTTATAATGTAAACCACCCTGCGCTCATGAATACGCAAAGCCAATTACCAGGCCTTGAAGTTAAAGTAATGGCGCACCATGCCAGCGCACGTGCAATTGCAATTCCAAACTCAATTGAGGCAATCTCCAATAACGACCTGGTGCAATTAACCTTTCAATTAGATAGAACAATGACATGGCAATAA
- the tusC gene encoding sulfurtransferase complex subunit TusC: protein MNELAIVNSKAPFGSSSGKEALDIALIFASYEQGVSLFFQGDGVFQLKAEQDASLISIKDYLKTFAAFDFYDIEHIYVCDTSLSQRSMSNDFHIDGVEVLGSETFAAKLNEHKTILRF from the coding sequence ATGAATGAATTAGCCATAGTAAACAGTAAAGCTCCCTTCGGTAGCAGCTCAGGTAAAGAAGCCCTTGATATTGCGCTGATATTCGCCTCTTATGAGCAAGGTGTCTCGTTGTTTTTTCAAGGCGATGGTGTATTTCAGCTAAAAGCTGAACAAGATGCTAGCCTAATTTCCATTAAAGATTATCTAAAAACCTTCGCCGCCTTTGACTTTTACGACATTGAACATATCTATGTGTGTGATACTTCTTTATCACAACGTAGTATGAGCAATGATTTTCATATTGACGGTGTAGAAGTGTTAGGCAGTGAAACCTTTGCCGCAAAGCTTAATGAACACAAAACAATATTAAGGTTTTAA
- the tusD gene encoding sulfurtransferase complex subunit TusD, with protein sequence MKRLAVMVTTPPHSNLTVSAIEYVEAALKQGVELIGVFFYQQGVLHANANVEIASDEFQAVKHWLRLNKEYALPLHLCVTAADKHGIYCDDTPSDRVNNLNSAFIVSGLGELVELTSSADRLIQF encoded by the coding sequence GTGAAAAGATTAGCGGTAATGGTGACTACCCCTCCTCACTCTAACTTAACGGTTAGTGCTATTGAGTATGTTGAGGCCGCCTTAAAACAAGGTGTTGAGCTTATAGGTGTATTTTTCTATCAACAAGGTGTTCTACACGCTAATGCCAATGTAGAGATTGCCAGTGATGAGTTTCAAGCAGTGAAACACTGGCTAAGACTCAACAAAGAATACGCACTGCCATTACATTTATGTGTTACGGCAGCAGATAAGCACGGAATTTATTGCGATGACACACCATCAGATAGAGTGAACAATCTTAATAGTGCTTTTATCGTCTCTGGCTTAGGTGAACTTGTAGAGTTAACCAGCTCAGCTGATCGATTAATCCAATTTTAA